GATGAATTAAATTTTGTAGGAAAGTTTTTTGATCTAAGTAAACATATGTTTCTTCCTGTATTAGCTTCAGTAATTGGGAATTTTACTATCTTTGCAATATTACAAAAAAATAGCATGTTAGAAGTGATACGTTCAGATTACATTAGAACTGCAAGAGCAAAAGGATTAAGTGAAAATATTGTAATTTTCAAACATGCTCTTCGAAATGCTCTGTTACCTTTACTAGTTGGATTTGGTGCTATTTTAGGGAGTTTTTTGGGAGGTTCCATTATTATCGAACCTATTTTTGGCATCCCTGGTCTTGGTACTTTAAGTCTTCAATCGCTAGCATCCCGCGATTTTAATGTTGTAATGGCTATAGTTGTATTACAGTCTCTTGCAATTTTATTTGGACAAATACTGAATGATGTTGTTTATTTTTTAATTGATCCTAGAATAGAATATTCTTGAAATTAAAGGTGTTATGGAAAAAAATACAAGCCGAAAAATTAAACATTTTCTTTCTCAAAAAAAAGCAAAGTTTGGATTGGTTTTATTTGCTTTTATATTTTTTTCAGCTATTTCGGCAAATTTTATTGCAAATGATCAACCCATATTTTTACTCAGAAAGTTAAATAGTACAAATGAATTAAAGTTTTATTTTCCAGCTTTAATAAATTACACTCCTAGCGATTATACCTTAACTGATGCATTTATTGTTGATTATCAAAAACTTGAAGAAGATGATAGGATAAATAAAAACTTGCATTGGAGCATTAAACCAATCATAAAGTGGCACCCTGAGACACAAACTGATTTAATCTTAGCAAAACCTTCGAAAGAACATTTGCTTGGAACAGATAATTTAGGCAGAGATATTTTTTCAAGGCTTCTTTATGGAAGTAGACTGTCTTTAAGTTTTGGAATAAGTCTATGGCTAATATCATATATTATAGGAGCCTTTATTGGCTCAATGCAAGGGTATTTTTTGGGGATTTTTGATTTTATTTTAGAAAGATTAAAAGAATTATCTTCAATTATACCAATGCTTACCATGGTGATATTAGTAACTGCAGTAACAAAAAGTCAATCATTTTGGATTATTTTATTTCTTGTATTAATTTTTGGTTGGATGGGAATTGCTAGTCAAATTAGAGCTGCAGTTCTAACTATAAAAACAAGGGAATTTTGTGAGGCAGCAAAAGCTTTAGGGGCTTCGAATTTAAAAATACTTGTGAAACATATTTTACCAAATTCATTAACTCCGTTAATAACTTTAAGTCCTTTTGCAATTGAAGGTGGCGTTTCTTTACTTGCAGCACTTGATTATTTAGGCTTCGGTTTACCTCCGCCTACTCCAAGTTTGGGAGAATTAATGGCACAAGGAAAAGATAATATTCAAAATGCTCCTTGGCTTTTAATCTCTCCAGTGCTAACAATTTTATGTATTTTAGTTTCAATTAGTTTAATTGGACAAGCTTTAAGGGAAGCATTTGACCCTAAAATGAATTCATAATAAAAAGTAATATAAGCCATGTCACTATTTGCTCATTTTTCTAATTCAGTAGAGTTTTCTGTAAATTTCTTCAAAACTATAGATCATTCAATAAGTATTTCTTTACAGGAAGCAGAAAATATATCTGAGTTAATGCATAGCTTACAAGGTGCATTTTCTGAAACTCTCTATGTTTATTCTCCTGTAGTATCCTTTCTCCTTGATAAACAGGAAAAAATTTCATTATTATCAATTGGATTAGGTTTGGGTTATATTGAAATTATGGTAGTATCTCAGCTTTTAGCTAGGAAAAAGTCAATTCTTGACAATGAAGATTTTTGCATACAATCTTTTGAGAGTAATAAAAATTTAATTTGTTTTTTTAAAGATTTTTTTCTAGGGAAAGCAGTTCCTGTATTATTTGAAGATACTTATAAGGATATTGTTTCTAAAATGGCAGTTTATTATAATCTGGCTGCAATTGATATAATGAATTATATGAAGAAACTAATTTTTAATAATAAAATTATTTTAAACAGCAAATTTACAAACGAAACTAAATTGGTAAGACCTGTGAGCGGAGTTTTTTTTGATGCATTTAGTATAAAAAGCACGCCAGATTTATGGCAAATAAATGTTATAAAAAATGTTTTACAAGAAAAAAATTTACTAAATTATTGTTGTTTTGCTACATATGCAAGTCGTTCAATATTAAAAAAAGAATTAAAAGAATGCAATTTCAAAATAATTCCAAAAGTAGGTTTTTCGGGAAAAAGAGAATGCATTTTTGCAATAAAAGAGATATAGTTAATTATTTTTTAAATATTTTTCGATTTTTTTATTTACTAAATAATTTAAATCTACTTTTTTAATACCTCTTTCATAAAGAGGAAAAAATTTATTATTTTTTGTAAAGCCAACATGAGTTTCTTTGGTTAATTTAAAATCAAGAATTTTAACTTTGTTTTCTAAATTTAATTTTTTTATGATAATAGGATATATTTGTGCATCGATAATACCGACATCTACTCTCATTGAAGAAACCATATTTAATATTTTCTCATATACAAAATCTGAAGATGTCACACTAATTTTATTAAAATTTGAGGCTTCATCAAACTCTTTAGAAATAGAATATCCAGTTCCAAATAGAACTGATAATTTATCCATATCTTTAAAGCTATTAATTTTTTTTGTAAAATTTTTTGAAGCTACTAGAAAATTACCCCGAGTTCTAATTGATGAACCTAATGAATATTTTTCATCTCTTTCTTTACTATATACCATTGGAATTACAGCATCTACTCTTTGCATATCTAAATCATATATGCAACTGTTCCAAGGTTTCATAACATAATTTACTTCAATATTTTGTGTTTGCATAATCTCAGTTAATATTTCAACATCAATTCCAGCTGGTTTATCATTTATAAAATAAGCAGAAGGTTTAAAATCTTCAAAGCAAACTTTCATAGATTCTGCCTGGATAGGTGTAGCAGCTTTATTGATTATTAAAGATATTAAAAAATATATAATTTTTTTTCTCTTCACAAAAACTCCTTAAATTAGTATTTACTCAGTTCAAATAAATTCATACTAATGCCAATCTAAAATTATTTTAACCTTTTTTCTTTAATTTTCTATCAATACTTATCATCATTGGGGGCTCGACATGCGAATTAAGGAGTTTGATAAAATATTTATTATCACGATTATCAATAGATAACCAATTAGTAAAATACTCAATCTTTTGCGGAAGAAAAATTGGAGAACGATCATGGCCTATTTCTTCAATAAATGAACCTGGAGTGGTGGTTAAAATAGAAAAAGATTCAATCACTTCACCTGTTGTTGGATCAAGCCATTCGTCATATATTGCAGGAACAAAAATACATTCAGAGAAGCTAAATTTTATCATGTTTCCAGCATATTTTCCTTCATAAATTGGTTCAATAAAGTCTGTTATCGGCACAAGGCAGTGATTTAATAAAAATGGTTTTTTCCATGTTGGTTTAGTTAAAACTGTTTCAATCCTAGCATTATGAGTAGAAAATTTTGGTTTTTTTACTTTGGACCAAGAAGGAATGAGGGAAAAATTAAAAAGTTCCAGCGTAAATCTTTTATTCTTACTTATAATGACAGGTG
The Pigmentibacter ruber genome window above contains:
- a CDS encoding ABC transporter permease subunit; translation: MEKNTSRKIKHFLSQKKAKFGLVLFAFIFFSAISANFIANDQPIFLLRKLNSTNELKFYFPALINYTPSDYTLTDAFIVDYQKLEEDDRINKNLHWSIKPIIKWHPETQTDLILAKPSKEHLLGTDNLGRDIFSRLLYGSRLSLSFGISLWLISYIIGAFIGSMQGYFLGIFDFILERLKELSSIIPMLTMVILVTAVTKSQSFWIILFLVLIFGWMGIASQIRAAVLTIKTREFCEAAKALGASNLKILVKHILPNSLTPLITLSPFAIEGGVSLLAALDYLGFGLPPPTPSLGELMAQGKDNIQNAPWLLISPVLTILCILVSISLIGQALREAFDPKMNS
- a CDS encoding MnmC family methyltransferase, coding for MSLFAHFSNSVEFSVNFFKTIDHSISISLQEAENISELMHSLQGAFSETLYVYSPVVSFLLDKQEKISLLSIGLGLGYIEIMVVSQLLARKKSILDNEDFCIQSFESNKNLICFFKDFFLGKAVPVLFEDTYKDIVSKMAVYYNLAAIDIMNYMKKLIFNNKIILNSKFTNETKLVRPVSGVFFDAFSIKSTPDLWQINVIKNVLQEKNLLNYCCFATYASRSILKKELKECNFKIIPKVGFSGKRECIFAIKEI
- a CDS encoding substrate-binding periplasmic protein codes for the protein MKRKKIIYFLISLIINKAATPIQAESMKVCFEDFKPSAYFINDKPAGIDVEILTEIMQTQNIEVNYVMKPWNSCIYDLDMQRVDAVIPMVYSKERDEKYSLGSSIRTRGNFLVASKNFTKKINSFKDMDKLSVLFGTGYSISKEFDEASNFNKISVTSSDFVYEKILNMVSSMRVDVGIIDAQIYPIIIKKLNLENKVKILDFKLTKETHVGFTKNNKFFPLYERGIKKVDLNYLVNKKIEKYLKNN
- a CDS encoding SOS response-associated peptidase family protein; amino-acid sequence: MCAQFQVEQIKFRKSLAIFSLELGNIHWRERILPHLKSPVIISKNKRFTLELFNFSLIPSWSKVKKPKFSTHNARIETVLTKPTWKKPFLLNHCLVPITDFIEPIYEGKYAGNMIKFSFSECIFVPAIYDEWLDPTTGEVIESFSILTTTPGSFIEEIGHDRSPIFLPQKIEYFTNWLSIDNRDNKYFIKLLNSHVEPPMMISIDRKLKKKG